One Paralichthys olivaceus isolate ysfri-2021 chromosome 8, ASM2471397v2, whole genome shotgun sequence genomic region harbors:
- the LOC109627566 gene encoding ADP-ribosylation factor-binding protein GGA1-like — MAAAPPEEVSLQSRINKATNPLNKENDWDSIKGFCDQLNNEPEGPQLATRLLAHKIQSPQEWEAMQALMVLETCMKNCGKRFHIEVGKFRFLNELIKVVSPKYLGARAPDPVKKKVLEMVYSWTLRLPEETKIADAYQMLKKQGIVKQDPVLPDDKPLPPPPPRAKSAVFEDEEKSKTLSRLLNSTHPEDLRAANKLIKEMVQEDQKRVEKVSKRVNAIQEVKESVSLLSQLLEGYSKESCSQSNQELIKDLYQRCEKMRPTLFRLASDTEDNDEALADILQANDSLTQVINLYRQLVKGEEITKEETTMPSQPGSSSSALVDLMGLNSSANPEPSNLQTLTQNVGISLLDDELMSLGLNVTENYDSQNSFQSSDSTESTAPSAVLLPAVVQTQHAPPAGGSTAPPKAMEELDLLGKTLMQQSLPPESQQVKWDKIQPQSRVTLRDLQTMSTSSSRPAPPANTTSSAPGPTSGLSVQSEQPDALFLSNLSLTAAEKGSSAAGDLYDSISLSDVTVPLESIKPSSLLPVTVFDKHSLRVFFTFARDCPPSRPDVLVVIISMLSSAPSPVTNIRFQAAVPKVMKVKLQPPSSTELPAFNPILPPAAITQILLLANPHKEKVRLRFKLTFNLGDRSHDESGDVDQFPPPNTWGNL, encoded by the exons ATGGCGGCGGCGCCTCCAGAAGAGGTTAGCCTGCAGTCTCGAATCA ACAAGGCCACCAACCCTCTGAACAAGGAGAACGACTGGGACAGCATCAAGGGATTTTGTGACCAGCTCAACAATGAGCCAGAAGg TCCTCAGCTTGCAACCAGACTTCTGGCCCACAAAATCCAGTCTCCTCAGGAGTGGGAGGCTATGCAAGCGCTTATG GTTCTTGAAACGTGCATGAAGAACTGTGGGAAGCGATTTCACATTGAAGTGGGAAAGTTTCGTTTTCTCAATGAGCTCATCAAGGTGGTTTCACCCAAG TATTTAGGTGCGCGGGCTCCAGATCCAGTGAAGAAGAAGGTGTTAGAGATGGTGTACAGCTGGACGCTGAGGCTGCCAGAGGAGACCAAGATAGCAGACGCGTATCAGATGCTGAAAAAGCAGG GTATTGTCAAACAGGACCCTGTGCTTCCTGATGACAAGCCcctcccaccccctccacctAGAGCTAAAAGTGCCGTCtttgaggatgaagagaaatCCAAG ACGCTGTCCCGTTTATTGAACAGCACTCACCCAGAAGATCTGAGAGCAGCAAACAAGCTCATCAAGGAAATGGTTCAGGAA GATCAAAAGCGAGTGGAAAAGGTATCAAAGCGAGTGAACGCCATccaggaggtgaaggagagcGTCAGCCTGCTGAGCCAGCTGCTGGAGGGCTACAGTAAGGAGAGCTGCTCCCAGAGCAACCAGGAACTCATTAAG GATCTGTACCAGCGCTGTGAAAAAATGAGACCAACACTTTTCCGATTAGCCAGCGATACGGAGGATAATGACGAAGCCCTGG CGGATATATTACAGGCCAACGACAGCTTGACACAGGTCATCAATCTGTACAGACAGCTGGTAAAGGGGGAGGAGAtaacaaaagaggaaacaacGATGCCCTCACAACCAG GCAGCAGTAGCTCAGCACTCGTAGACCTGATGGGGCTGAACTCATCAGCCAACCCAGAGCCCTCCAACCTACAGACCCTGACTCAGAACGTGGGTATCAGCCTCTTGGATGATGAACTCATGTCTCTGG GATTGAATGTAACGGAAAACTACGACTCCCAGAACTCCTTTCAG TCCTCTGATAGCACAGAATCAACTGCACCATCGGCAGTGTTGCTACCAGCTGTGGTCCAGACACAGCATGCTCCGCCAGCAGGGGGCTCCACTGCTCCTCCTAAAGCCATGGAAGAGCTGGATCTGCTGGGGAAGACATTAATGCAGCAGTCCCTACCTCCGGAGAGCCAGCAGGTCAAATG GGATAAGATCCAACCTCAGTCCAGAGTCACTTTACGAGATCTCCAGACCATGTCCACCTCCAGCTCTAGACCTGCTCCCCCTGCAAACaccacctcctctgctccagGGCCCACGTCCGGCCTGTCCGTCCAATCAGAGCAGCCCgatgctctctttctctcgaaTCTCAGTCTCACAGCTGCTGAAAAGGGCTCATCGGCTGCTGGCGACCTCTATGACAGCATCTCTCTAAGTGACGTCACTGTGCCTCTGGAGTCAATCAAACCAA GCAGCCTGTTGCCAGTGACTGTATTCGATAAACACAGTCTCCgggtttttttcacatttgcccGTGACTGTCCTCCTTCACGGCCGGACGTGCTGGTGGTGATCATCTCCATGCTGTCCTCGGCCCCCAGTCCTGTCACCAACATCCGCTTTCAGGCAGCTGTGCCCAAG GTGATGAAAGTGAAACTGCAGCCTCCATCTAGTACTGAGCTCCCAGCCTTTAATCCCATCCTGCCTCCAGCCGCCATCACACAGATCCTGCTGCTGGCCAACCCACACAAg gAAAAAGTACGTTTGCGGTTCAAGCTGACATTCAACCTGGGGGACAGATCTCATGACGAATCTGGTGACGTGGACCAGTTCCcccctccaaacacctggggaAACCTTTAG